One genomic window of Brevundimonas vesicularis includes the following:
- a CDS encoding TonB-dependent receptor produces MEDDEERTEFRTEPTGNVTNQTRTSGTFATGRNIVGLNQPITRREIGLGRTAFRWDATPQWRLDGDLVYSQAGLETPNTSMEFRTASNANFGFSYDTSDFFPVFTRTNPTAFRNPALFNLQQRRVSLVETDEKTTQARFNIAFDEGGDTRNLKAKFGAVLRSSDRSYTSSRTDYTARIGFIYTLDQVDRPGPDKLIEGQYRLTPRIDVATAEDFYAANAANFVATTALPTGNYDVTEDVSAGYAHASYRWGDLTVLGGLRYEQTEVSSDAARATSGVLTPVSNSGDYDNWLPSLHLRWDVRDDVVVRAAWTNTIGRPDFGSLAASENVSFDGSQATLSRGNPGLKARESEGFDLSFEYYPTDGLMSVALFSKSIDNEIFTLSSVQNLDVGRGVEAVIVSTPTNAETAKIRGVEVAFQQALTMLPAPFDGFGVSANGTFLDTEFTFLTTAGKRHTGLFQQPSTTTNESIWYQRGPIEARVSHNYIGGFLETINDTIPNADQYWKGRHSYDASISWRFDNGITVFAEGQNLSNSGRREVTGPGRTYLQESANYGRTYWVGLSASF; encoded by the coding sequence ATGGAGGACGATGAGGAGCGCACCGAGTTCCGCACCGAGCCGACCGGCAACGTGACCAACCAGACCCGCACCTCCGGAACCTTCGCAACGGGTCGCAACATCGTCGGTCTGAACCAGCCGATCACGCGCCGCGAGATCGGCCTGGGCCGCACCGCCTTCCGTTGGGACGCCACGCCGCAATGGCGGCTGGACGGCGATCTGGTCTATTCTCAGGCCGGGCTGGAGACGCCGAACACCTCGATGGAGTTTCGCACGGCGTCGAACGCCAACTTCGGCTTCAGCTATGATACCTCGGACTTCTTCCCGGTTTTCACGCGGACCAATCCGACGGCCTTCCGTAATCCGGCCCTCTTCAATCTACAGCAGCGACGCGTGTCGCTGGTCGAAACGGACGAGAAGACGACGCAGGCCCGCTTCAACATCGCCTTCGACGAGGGCGGCGACACACGAAACCTGAAGGCGAAGTTCGGCGCCGTGCTGCGCTCCAGTGATCGCAGCTATACCTCCAGCCGCACCGACTATACCGCCAGGATCGGCTTCATCTACACGCTGGACCAAGTGGACCGCCCGGGGCCGGACAAGCTGATCGAGGGACAGTATCGTCTGACGCCACGCATCGACGTGGCGACGGCGGAAGACTTCTACGCCGCCAATGCCGCCAACTTCGTTGCGACGACGGCACTGCCGACGGGCAATTACGACGTCACCGAGGACGTCTCCGCCGGCTACGCCCACGCCAGCTATCGGTGGGGCGATCTGACCGTGTTGGGCGGGCTGCGTTACGAACAGACCGAGGTCAGTTCGGACGCCGCGCGCGCGACGAGCGGGGTGCTGACGCCGGTGTCGAATAGCGGCGACTATGACAACTGGCTGCCCAGCCTGCACCTGCGTTGGGACGTGCGTGACGACGTGGTGGTGCGTGCGGCCTGGACTAACACCATCGGCCGGCCGGACTTCGGCTCTCTGGCCGCCAGCGAGAACGTTAGCTTCGACGGATCGCAAGCGACGCTGTCCCGCGGCAACCCTGGCCTGAAGGCGCGCGAAAGCGAAGGGTTCGACCTGTCGTTCGAATACTATCCGACCGACGGCCTGATGTCGGTCGCCCTGTTCAGCAAGAGCATCGACAACGAAATCTTCACACTCAGCTCGGTCCAGAACCTGGACGTGGGCCGAGGTGTGGAGGCAGTGATCGTCTCGACCCCGACGAACGCCGAGACGGCCAAAATCCGCGGCGTCGAGGTCGCCTTCCAGCAGGCCCTGACAATGTTGCCGGCCCCGTTTGACGGGTTCGGCGTCAGCGCCAACGGCACCTTCCTGGACACCGAGTTCACCTTCCTGACCACGGCGGGCAAGCGTCACACGGGCCTGTTCCAGCAGCCTTCGACCACGACGAACGAGTCGATCTGGTATCAGCGCGGGCCGATCGAGGCGCGGGTGTCGCACAATTATATCGGCGGCTTCCTGGAGACGATCAACGACACCATCCCTAACGCCGACCAATACTGGAAGGGCCGTCACTCCTATGACGCCTCGATCAGCTGGCGGTTCGACAACGGGATCACCGTCTTCGCCGAGGGTCAGAACCTGTCGAACTCGGGCCGTCGCGAAGTGACGGGTCCGGGCCGGACCTATCTGCAG